A single region of the Pyricularia oryzae 70-15 chromosome 4, whole genome shotgun sequence genome encodes:
- a CDS encoding DNA polymerase epsilon subunit C, variant, producing the protein ISPPHFVTSLFLFTGCQSTQTPFLTSRFLKVAKVSPCLVVVCCYFCLSACARCRPLPQQSHHNVTCTCPRMSSASITVQLQMPWSFFFVSILTS; encoded by the exons ATATCGC CACCGCATTTTGTtacctctctttttttgtttactgGATGTCAGTCAACCCAAACCCCCTTTTTGACTTCCCGATTCCTCAAAGTTGCAAAAGTCAGTCCATGTCTCGTTGTCGTGTGCTGCTACTTCTGCCTATCTGCCTGTGCAAGATGCAGGCCCCTGCCTCAGCAATCACATCACAACGTCACCTGCACCTGCCCGCGGATGTCTAGCGCATCCATAACGGTGCAGCTGCAGATGCCCTggtcatttttttttgtttctataTTGACATCGTAG